From a single Fusobacterium pseudoperiodonticum genomic region:
- a CDS encoding SoxR reducing system RseC family protein: protein MVNKGIVTKIQGDTVAVKLYKSSSCSHCSSCSESNKMGSDFEFKINQKVELGDLVTLEISEKDVVKAAMIAYVFPPIMMILGYIVADRLGFSEMQSIAGSFIGLVIGFIFLAIYDRFFAKKTIDEEIKIVSVEKYDPNACENLAERCEDFF from the coding sequence ATGGTAAACAAGGGAATTGTTACTAAAATTCAAGGTGATACTGTTGCTGTTAAATTATATAAAAGTTCTTCTTGCTCACATTGTAGTTCTTGTAGTGAAAGCAACAAAATGGGAAGCGATTTTGAATTTAAAATAAATCAAAAAGTTGAATTAGGTGATTTAGTAACCTTAGAAATATCTGAAAAAGATGTTGTAAAAGCTGCTATGATAGCATATGTTTTTCCACCTATTATGATGATTTTAGGTTATATAGTAGCAGATCGTTTAGGATTTTCAGAAATGCAATCTATAGCTGGGAGTTTCATAGGATTAGTTATAGGATTTATATTTTTGGCTATCTATGATAGATTTTTTGCTAAAAAGACAATTGATGAAGAAATAAAAATTGTCTCTGTTGAAAAGTATGATCCAAATGCTTGTGAAAATTTAGCAGAAAGATGTGAAGACTTTTTTTAG
- a CDS encoding DHA2 family efflux MFS transporter permease subunit, protein MKKDKSFMTPTLLMTTFALAIASFMNVLDATIVNVSLSHMAGDFGVTSSQATWFITSYAVSEAILLPLVGWLTTRFGLVKQFVWSTLLFTLASAMCGIAPNFNILLIGRVLQGVVGASMIPLSQTLMMQAYPEDKKNIGLGIWSMTVMMAPVVGPMLGGFITDTLSWRWCFYINLPIGIVSSALVYYIYKKNGYVNKVSKQKVDIFGLICLIIGIGALQIMLDKGHELDWFANNEIKLLTLIAFVFIIILIIWEYYQKNPVVDIKLFFNRNFAIGSLTMTVAFSILSITVVVLPLWLQNFMGYSAARSGAATATAGLVMMLLTPIIATKIGKIDPRYMAISAFLVWFLASFTVSKYSVDTTMSYVARSRLWMGLGMALFFLPLNSIAMSEINNKDMANASGLFNFMRNLGQSIGASISTSYWSNRMSLHHEELVASISSNNINYLEYSSKIPMPERTILAIIDSQITQQAAAMGITDIMQITGICILILIPLVLLAKRPTKIVTSSH, encoded by the coding sequence ATGAAAAAAGATAAAAGTTTTATGACCCCAACCTTATTGATGACAACTTTTGCTCTAGCAATAGCCTCATTTATGAATGTTCTTGATGCAACTATAGTTAATGTATCCTTATCACATATGGCAGGTGATTTTGGAGTTACATCTAGTCAAGCTACTTGGTTTATAACTTCTTATGCAGTATCGGAAGCTATTCTTTTACCTCTTGTTGGTTGGTTAACAACTAGATTTGGTTTAGTTAAACAATTTGTATGGTCAACTCTACTATTTACACTTGCCAGTGCTATGTGTGGTATTGCACCTAATTTTAATATCTTATTAATTGGAAGAGTTCTTCAAGGTGTTGTTGGTGCAAGTATGATCCCTCTTTCTCAGACACTTATGATGCAAGCTTATCCTGAAGATAAAAAAAATATTGGTTTAGGAATTTGGTCTATGACTGTTATGATGGCTCCTGTAGTTGGACCAATGCTTGGAGGATTTATAACTGATACACTTTCTTGGAGATGGTGTTTCTATATCAATTTACCTATAGGTATAGTTTCAAGTGCTTTAGTATACTATATTTATAAGAAAAATGGTTATGTGAATAAAGTAAGTAAACAAAAGGTTGATATATTTGGTTTAATTTGTCTGATTATTGGTATAGGTGCTTTACAAATAATGTTGGACAAGGGGCATGAATTAGATTGGTTTGCAAATAATGAAATAAAATTATTAACTTTAATAGCCTTTGTTTTCATTATAATTTTAATTATTTGGGAATATTATCAAAAAAATCCTGTTGTTGATATAAAATTATTTTTTAATAGAAATTTTGCTATAGGTTCCCTTACAATGACTGTGGCTTTTTCTATTTTAAGTATTACTGTGGTAGTTCTTCCTTTATGGCTACAAAATTTTATGGGTTACAGTGCTGCAAGAAGTGGAGCTGCTACAGCAACCGCTGGTTTAGTTATGATGTTACTCACTCCAATCATAGCAACAAAAATTGGTAAAATAGATCCTAGATATATGGCTATATCAGCATTTTTAGTATGGTTTTTAGCCTCATTTACTGTGTCAAAATATTCTGTTGACACTACTATGTCTTATGTTGCTAGATCAAGATTATGGATGGGGTTAGGTATGGCTTTATTTTTCTTACCTCTTAACTCTATTGCAATGTCTGAAATTAATAATAAAGATATGGCTAATGCCTCTGGTCTCTTTAATTTTATGAGAAATTTAGGACAAAGTATTGGAGCTTCTATTTCTACTTCATATTGGTCAAATAGAATGTCTTTACATCATGAAGAATTAGTTGCTTCAATTAGCTCTAATAATATTAATTACTTAGAGTATAGTTCTAAAATTCCAATGCCTGAAAGAACTATCCTAGCTATTATAGATAGTCAAATCACTCAACAAGCTGCTGCTATGGGAATAACTGACATTATGCAGATAACAGGTATTTGTATTTTAATTTTAATACCTTTAGTTCTTTTAGCTAAAAGACCAACTAAGATAGTAACTTCTTCTCATTAG
- a CDS encoding HlyD family secretion protein: MDIQENINVNVNENNNEAKKKIIIFLIIVTIAAIAYLLYYQLVGKYNESTENAYVNAEQITVTSQVGGLVTELNITDTQDVKEGDLLASVDDTDYKIALETAEANIAQAVKAYYSTQSQKNAIDQDINAKKVILEKLAEDYTRNKTAKTAGLITDEQLKASKAAYEQAEAGLKASQSNLEGTKVQLSGSLEEYPPLKQAIAMYKTAYINLSRTKIYAPVSGKVARKNITIGQKLMPNQAILVIVDLNNIWVDANLKETQMKDIKIGDKVELKSDINGKEYEGKIIGISAGSGSAMSLLPAQNASGNWIKVVQRIPVKIAISKKSIEKNGVLPIGSSMEIDVKLKKSSEQNNDDSNFELLKSRATKMYQVDEDKLNAEIQEIINKNK; the protein is encoded by the coding sequence ATGGATATTCAAGAAAATATTAATGTAAATGTAAATGAAAATAATAATGAAGCAAAGAAAAAAATAATAATTTTTTTAATTATTGTTACTATAGCCGCAATAGCATATCTGCTATATTATCAATTAGTAGGAAAATATAATGAGTCGACGGAAAATGCTTATGTTAATGCTGAACAAATTACTGTTACATCCCAAGTTGGTGGATTAGTTACTGAACTTAATATAACTGATACTCAAGATGTAAAAGAAGGTGACTTACTGGCCAGTGTAGATGATACAGACTATAAAATAGCTTTAGAAACTGCTGAAGCAAATATTGCTCAAGCAGTTAAAGCATATTATTCTACTCAAAGTCAAAAAAATGCTATTGATCAAGATATAAATGCAAAAAAAGTTATTCTTGAAAAATTAGCTGAAGACTATACTCGTAATAAAACAGCAAAAACAGCTGGTCTTATAACTGATGAGCAATTAAAAGCTTCTAAAGCAGCTTATGAACAAGCTGAAGCAGGTTTAAAAGCAAGTCAATCTAACCTAGAAGGTACAAAAGTTCAATTGAGTGGTTCTTTAGAAGAATATCCGCCTTTGAAACAAGCTATTGCTATGTATAAAACAGCTTATATAAATTTAAGTAGAACTAAAATTTATGCTCCTGTCTCTGGAAAAGTTGCAAGAAAAAATATAACAATAGGTCAAAAATTAATGCCAAATCAAGCTATTCTTGTGATTGTTGATTTAAATAATATTTGGGTAGATGCAAATCTAAAAGAAACTCAAATGAAAGATATAAAAATTGGTGATAAAGTTGAATTAAAAAGTGATATCAATGGTAAAGAATATGAAGGTAAAATTATTGGTATTTCTGCTGGATCTGGTAGTGCTATGTCTCTATTACCAGCTCAAAATGCTTCAGGGAATTGGATAAAAGTTGTTCAAAGGATACCAGTAAAAATTGCTATTTCAAAAAAAAGTATTGAAAAAAATGGTGTTCTACCAATAGGAAGTTCTATGGAAATTGATGTAAAATTAAAAAAATCTTCTGAACAAAATAATGATGATTCTAATTTTGAATTGCTAAAATCAAGAGCAACAAAGATGTATCAAGTTGATGAAGATAAACTTAATGCAGAAATTCAAGAAATTATAAATAAAAATAAATAA
- a CDS encoding TolC family protein, producing the protein MKKVALCLGAFLLVACANIPNLEKNEKISNISNISIKNSSQDFDLTFHSEKWWLVLNDSSLNHLIELVLKNNKSLQIAKLNIKKSEEAINLSKSSKNLDISFRSGLTRIETRENPLKNLTGKDNYSLYNIGLQTSYEFDLFDKFDNSIKEKEYQKIAVDASSKLAELTLEYQTFKLYAYYLYLNEERSNLEDRKALLEKLYSMEKIGVEIGKSLEDNVLVIKEMLVGVNILLNKNEENINLVKNNLYLLVGTTSSIEVDNILNNTKNKDFKKLSSKIIIPSSVQSDIIINRPNVQYYLALIEAQDSKIKSLKANFYPSFSITGLLSYKSLKLSDLISPKNLVGIISPSIHLPILDSGRIKSTYKIAGIDYNIFVEEYNNEILNSYKDINEKLIQYNSAKNINIESEKLLKIRDEQLTRSKKRFEIGLGTEKAYITEKYNYLATKLEDSQNNLMLFNTKIDFLNSIGGAYSPKN; encoded by the coding sequence TTGAAAAAAGTTGCACTATGTCTAGGAGCTTTTCTATTGGTAGCTTGTGCTAATATTCCAAATCTTGAAAAAAATGAAAAAATTTCTAATATTTCCAATATCAGTATAAAAAATTCAAGTCAAGATTTTGATTTAACCTTCCATTCTGAAAAATGGTGGTTAGTATTAAATGATAGTTCTTTAAATCATTTAATTGAATTAGTTCTTAAAAACAATAAAAGTTTACAGATTGCAAAATTGAATATCAAAAAATCAGAAGAAGCTATTAATTTATCTAAATCTTCTAAAAATTTAGATATTAGTTTTCGGAGTGGTTTAACAAGGATTGAAACTAGAGAAAATCCCCTTAAAAATTTAACAGGTAAAGATAATTATAGTCTCTATAACATTGGTTTACAGACAAGTTATGAATTTGATTTATTTGATAAATTTGATAATTCTATAAAAGAAAAAGAATATCAAAAAATAGCTGTTGATGCAAGTTCAAAATTGGCTGAACTTACATTAGAATATCAAACATTTAAATTGTATGCCTATTATCTTTATTTAAATGAAGAAAGAAGTAATTTAGAAGATAGAAAAGCTCTTCTTGAAAAATTATATTCTATGGAAAAAATAGGTGTTGAAATAGGAAAGAGTCTAGAAGATAATGTTCTAGTAATAAAAGAAATGTTAGTTGGTGTAAATATACTTCTTAATAAAAATGAAGAAAATATAAATCTTGTAAAAAATAACCTATATCTTTTAGTTGGAACAACTTCATCAATTGAAGTGGATAATATATTAAATAATACTAAAAATAAAGATTTTAAGAAGTTATCTTCTAAAATAATAATACCTTCAAGTGTTCAATCTGACATTATTATTAACAGACCTAATGTACAATATTATTTAGCATTGATTGAAGCTCAAGATTCAAAAATTAAGTCGCTGAAAGCTAATTTTTATCCTAGTTTTAGTATAACTGGTCTTCTTTCATATAAATCTTTAAAATTATCAGACTTAATTAGTCCTAAAAATCTTGTAGGTATAATTTCTCCAAGTATTCATTTGCCTATTTTAGATTCAGGTAGAATAAAATCAACTTATAAGATAGCAGGAATTGATTATAATATTTTTGTTGAAGAATATAACAATGAAATTTTGAATTCATATAAAGATATAAATGAAAAATTAATTCAATATAATTCAGCTAAAAATATAAATATAGAAAGTGAAAAACTTTTAAAAATAAGAGATGAACAATTAACAAGATCTAAAAAGAGATTTGAGATAGGCTTAGGGACTGAGAAAGCATATATTACTGAAAAATATAATTATTTAGCTACAAAGTTAGAAGATAGTCAAAATAATTTAATGCTTTTTAATACAAAAATAGATTTTTTAAATTCAATTGGTGGAGCATATTCACCTAAAAATTAG
- a CDS encoding glucose-6-phosphate isomerase: MKKISLDYSKISKFVSENELNELKNKVELVSEKLHNKTGAGNDFLGWLDLPVNYDKEEFARIKKASEKIKSDSEVLVVIGIGGSYLGARAVIECLSHSFFNSLSKEKRNAPEIYFAGQNISGTYLKDLIEIIGDRDFSVNVISKSGTTTEPAIAFRVFKELLENKYGEAAKERIYVTTDKNKGALKKLADEKGYEEFVIPDDVGGRFSVLTAVGLLPIAVAGISIDDLMAGAQTAREDYSKDFTSNDCYKYAAIRNILYKKDYNIEILANYEPKLHYISEWWKQLYGESEGKDKKGIFPASVDLTTDLHSMGQYIQDGRRNLMETILNVENPLKDISIKKEAEDLDGLNYLEGKGLSFVNNKAFEGTLLAHIDGGVPNLIINIPELNAFNIGYLIYFFEKACAISGYLLEVNPFDQPGVESYKKNMFALLGKKGYEELSKELNERLKK; this comes from the coding sequence ATGAAAAAAATTAGTTTAGACTATTCAAAAATTTCTAAGTTTGTAAGTGAAAATGAACTAAATGAACTTAAGAATAAAGTTGAATTAGTAAGTGAAAAATTACATAATAAGACAGGAGCTGGAAATGATTTTCTAGGTTGGCTAGACTTACCTGTTAATTACGATAAGGAAGAATTTGCTAGAATAAAAAAGGCTAGTGAAAAAATAAAATCTGATTCTGAAGTTTTAGTAGTTATTGGAATAGGGGGATCATACTTAGGAGCTAGAGCAGTTATAGAATGCTTAAGTCATAGCTTTTTTAACTCTTTATCTAAAGAAAAAAGAAATGCTCCTGAAATCTATTTTGCAGGACAAAATATATCAGGGACTTATTTAAAAGATTTAATAGAAATTATTGGAGATAGAGATTTTTCAGTAAATGTAATTTCAAAATCAGGAACAACAACAGAGCCAGCTATAGCTTTCAGAGTTTTTAAAGAACTTTTAGAAAATAAATATGGTGAGGCAGCAAAAGAAAGAATTTATGTTACAACTGATAAAAATAAAGGTGCTCTAAAAAAACTTGCTGATGAAAAAGGATATGAAGAGTTTGTAATTCCTGATGATGTTGGAGGAAGATTCTCTGTTCTAACAGCTGTTGGTTTACTTCCTATAGCTGTTGCTGGAATAAGTATAGATGATCTAATGGCTGGAGCACAAACAGCAAGAGAAGACTATTCAAAAGATTTCACTTCAAATGACTGTTATAAATATGCAGCTATAAGAAATATATTATATAAAAAGGATTATAATATCGAAATTTTAGCTAATTATGAACCTAAACTTCACTATATTTCTGAATGGTGGAAACAATTATATGGAGAATCTGAAGGAAAAGATAAAAAAGGAATTTTCCCAGCTTCTGTTGACTTAACAACAGACCTTCACTCTATGGGGCAATATATCCAAGATGGTAGAAGAAATTTAATGGAAACTATATTAAATGTTGAAAATCCACTTAAAGATATAAGTATTAAAAAGGAAGCTGAAGACTTAGATGGGCTTAACTATTTAGAAGGAAAAGGACTATCTTTTGTAAATAATAAAGCTTTTGAAGGAACTTTACTTGCTCATATAGATGGTGGAGTACCAAACTTAATTATAAATATACCAGAACTTAATGCTTTTAATATAGGATATTTAATTTATTTCTTTGAAAAAGCTTGTGCTATAAGTGGTTACTTATTAGAAGTAAATCCTTTTGACCAACCTGGTGTTGAATCATACAAGAAAAATATGTTTGCTCTTTTAGGTAAAAAAGGTTATGAAGAACTTTCTAAAGAGCTAAATGAAAGATTAAAAAAATAA
- a CDS encoding caldesmon (CDM), producing the protein MKKKLFGLLLFSLVLSSLAYAKVRDTENQEAAQNVAGTSIVKLSPEEEKEAFKALERARKRIEKEDKEREEALKLAEKQAQEEAKRIEEAQAKAQAEAEEQQKQVQETTVQENGNTVTEVVTTASGLTPQEEKEAFKALERARKRIEKEDKERAEALKLAEEQAKAQAAQTAQE; encoded by the coding sequence ATGAAAAAGAAACTATTTGGATTATTACTGTTCTCTTTAGTTTTATCATCATTGGCTTATGCAAAAGTAAGAGATACAGAAAATCAAGAAGCAGCTCAAAATGTAGCTGGAACTAGTATAGTAAAACTAAGCCCTGAAGAAGAAAAGGAAGCTTTCAAGGCTTTGGAAAGAGCTAGAAAAAGAATTGAGAAAGAAGACAAGGAAAGAGAAGAAGCTCTAAAACTTGCTGAAAAACAAGCTCAAGAAGAAGCTAAAAGAATTGAAGAAGCTCAAGCAAAAGCTCAGGCTGAAGCAGAAGAACAACAAAAACAAGTTCAAGAAACAACAGTACAAGAAAATGGAAATACTGTTACAGAAGTTGTTACTACTGCATCTGGTTTAACACCACAAGAAGAAAAAGAAGCTTTTAAGGCTTTGGAAAGAGCTAGAAAAAGAATAGAAAAAGAGGATAAGGAAAGAGCTGAAGCATTAAAACTTGCTGAAGAACAAGCAAAAGCTCAAGCTGCTCAAACCGCTCAAGAATAA
- a CDS encoding secretin N-terminal domain-containing protein, with translation MKKFTLILFLILNSFLFSIGLNRDVDIIDMPLHEVLAVLSKECGRNLICSKEAKDIVIDTYFNKGEDLDSVLGFLAETYGLTMKKENNTTIFMLASEKNSKKAKIIGRVTSNNMSLEGARIELKDMNKFVYSDKSGNFILDNLDKDVYVCKISKKGYEEKGEIIDSSKSISILNVDLKEKADNYTNRQNEANLEDLNFYEVDGKFYYTKTFSLFNVSPDEVLKVLRETFGENIKVSSLSKVNKLVVSAERDILENAISIIEDIDKNPKQVKISSQILDISNNLFEELGFDWVYRQNVASEERNSLTAIILGKAGLNGVGSSLNIVRQFNNKSDVLSTGLNLLESTNDLVVSSVPTLMIASGEEGEFKVTEEVIVGVKTTRENKNDKHTEPVFKEAGLIMKVKPFIKDDDYIVLEISLELSDFKFKRNVLNIKDVNSGTYNSEGGSKVGRALTTKVRVKNGDTILIGGLKKSIQQNIESKIPILGDIPIISFFFKNTTKKRENSDMYIKLKVEIE, from the coding sequence ATGAAAAAATTTACTCTAATATTATTTTTAATTTTAAATAGCTTTCTTTTTTCAATTGGATTAAATCGTGATGTCGATATTATTGATATGCCACTCCATGAAGTTCTAGCAGTTTTATCTAAAGAATGTGGTAGAAATTTAATATGTTCTAAAGAAGCTAAGGACATTGTGATTGATACATATTTTAATAAGGGTGAAGATTTGGACTCTGTTTTAGGATTTCTAGCTGAGACTTATGGTTTAACTATGAAAAAAGAAAATAATACCACAATCTTTATGCTAGCTAGTGAAAAAAATTCAAAAAAAGCTAAAATTATTGGTAGAGTTACCTCTAATAATATGTCTTTAGAAGGAGCTAGAATTGAATTAAAAGATATGAATAAATTTGTTTATAGCGATAAAAGTGGAAATTTTATCCTAGATAATTTGGATAAAGATGTCTATGTTTGTAAGATTTCCAAAAAAGGTTATGAAGAAAAAGGTGAAATTATAGATAGCTCTAAGTCTATTTCTATTTTGAATGTAGATTTAAAAGAAAAAGCTGATAATTATACAAATAGACAAAATGAAGCTAATCTTGAAGATTTAAATTTCTATGAAGTTGATGGAAAATTTTATTATACTAAAACTTTTTCTCTTTTTAATGTCTCTCCTGATGAAGTTTTAAAAGTTCTTCGTGAAACTTTTGGAGAAAATATAAAGGTTAGTAGCTTGAGTAAAGTTAATAAATTAGTTGTCAGTGCTGAAAGAGATATATTAGAAAATGCTATCTCTATAATAGAAGATATAGATAAAAATCCTAAACAAGTTAAGATAAGTTCTCAAATTTTAGATATATCTAATAATCTTTTTGAAGAACTAGGTTTTGACTGGGTATACAGACAAAATGTTGCAAGTGAAGAAAGAAATAGTCTAACAGCAATAATTTTAGGTAAGGCAGGGCTAAATGGTGTAGGTTCTAGTCTTAATATCGTTAGGCAATTCAATAATAAGAGTGATGTTTTAAGTACAGGATTAAATTTACTTGAATCAACTAATGACTTAGTTGTAAGCTCTGTTCCCACTCTTATGATAGCAAGTGGTGAAGAAGGTGAATTTAAGGTAACAGAAGAAGTAATAGTTGGAGTAAAGACAACTAGAGAAAATAAAAATGATAAACATACTGAACCTGTATTTAAAGAAGCAGGTTTGATTATGAAGGTTAAACCTTTCATAAAAGATGATGACTATATTGTTTTAGAAATTAGTTTAGAATTAAGTGATTTCAAGTTTAAGAGAAATGTTTTAAATATAAAGGATGTAAATTCAGGTACATATAACTCTGAAGGAGGCTCTAAAGTTGGAAGAGCTTTAACAACTAAAGTTAGAGTTAAAAATGGAGATACTATTTTAATAGGAGGATTAAAAAAATCAATACAACAAAATATTGAAAGTAAAATTCCTATCCTAGGTGATATACCTATTATAAGTTTTTTCTTTAAAAACACTACAAAGAAAAGAGAAAACTCAGATATGTACATAAAATTGAAAGTTGAAATAGAATAA
- a CDS encoding PilN domain-containing protein, protein MSKKTLALSHIDNYINGGKNTILLLENKFFYIFKVQIENVLNEEDRKEKLEDRLEIVFPRYNSDDFVLRYEIYKKEKKRENIVVYLMDINYLNDCIIDDMKDYGFISIIPSFFISREKKDLNHYFNFDISENMLVITEYMNNNILDIQSFKLSKSSLDNEDFEVEDKFSIINTFLANITEDIHIIFTGNKINFDDLELENKTYSFYSVDNLDFSKYPNFLPEELRNKYSLYYIEDKYLYILLGLSIITIILTIIIHYSLNSSEKKLEALELESTKLEEEIENARNEMEEIEVESKNLQEFLVKKEDMDIKISSFLEELTYLCPEYLKISSIEYDENKIFNIEGKTDKVERITKFLENITNSKNFILSNYDYILKKSNEIEFKIEVKYRAVPR, encoded by the coding sequence ATGTCTAAAAAAACTTTAGCTTTAAGTCATATTGATAATTACATAAATGGTGGAAAAAATACTATTCTTCTTTTAGAGAATAAGTTTTTTTATATTTTTAAAGTTCAAATAGAGAATGTTTTAAATGAAGAGGACAGAAAAGAAAAATTAGAAGATAGATTGGAAATAGTCTTTCCAAGATATAATTCTGATGATTTTGTATTGAGATATGAAATTTATAAAAAGGAAAAAAAGAGAGAAAATATAGTCGTTTATTTAATGGATATCAATTATTTAAACGATTGTATTATTGATGATATGAAGGACTATGGTTTTATTTCTATTATTCCTTCTTTTTTTATATCCAGAGAGAAAAAAGACTTAAATCATTATTTTAACTTTGATATAAGCGAAAATATGCTAGTTATAACTGAGTATATGAACAATAATATTTTAGATATACAGAGCTTTAAATTAAGTAAATCTTCACTTGATAACGAGGATTTTGAAGTTGAAGATAAATTTTCAATAATAAATACTTTTCTAGCTAATATTACTGAGGATATACATATAATTTTCACTGGAAATAAAATAAATTTTGATGATTTAGAGCTAGAGAACAAGACTTATTCTTTTTATTCAGTTGATAATTTAGATTTTTCTAAGTATCCTAATTTTCTTCCTGAAGAATTGAGAAACAAATATTCTCTTTACTATATAGAAGATAAGTATCTATATATTTTGTTAGGACTTTCTATAATAACAATCATATTGACAATAATAATTCACTATAGTCTCAATAGTTCTGAAAAGAAATTAGAAGCCTTAGAACTTGAAAGTACCAAGCTTGAAGAAGAAATTGAGAATGCTAGAAATGAAATGGAAGAGATTGAAGTTGAAAGTAAAAACTTACAAGAGTTTCTTGTAAAAAAAGAAGATATGGATATAAAGATATCTTCTTTTTTAGAAGAATTGACTTATCTTTGTCCTGAATACTTAAAAATATCTAGTATAGAATATGATGAAAATAAAATTTTCAATATAGAGGGCAAGACTGACAAAGTTGAAAGAATAACAAAATTTCTAGAAAATATAACAAACTCTAAAAATTTTATACTGTCTAACTATGACTATATTTTAAAAAAATCTAATGAGATAGAATTTAAAATTGAAGTCAAGTATAGAGCTGTTCCGAGGTGA
- a CDS encoding type II secretion system protein, producing MYMNKNKAFSLVEIIIAISLTLIVGSICLITFYSMNKSFLVMNKTYKRDKEIASFRDLLVSHIKWNEGVEIRISNVSKNQNINSLGNLFLKESEKEGNLLVLKIQAYNETGKTTSRYYRCFLFYEDKVSISYFDEGDIVNLFNGTVILENCSGKFNFDNNILKFYLKDKEKEYEEILYYDQK from the coding sequence ATGTATATGAACAAAAATAAAGCCTTTTCTCTTGTTGAAATTATAATAGCTATAAGCCTTACTTTAATAGTAGGTTCTATCTGTCTCATCACTTTCTATTCTATGAATAAAAGTTTTTTAGTTATGAACAAAACATATAAAAGAGATAAAGAAATAGCAAGTTTTAGGGATTTACTTGTTAGTCATATAAAGTGGAATGAGGGAGTAGAAATAAGAATTAGTAATGTTTCTAAAAATCAAAATATAAATAGTTTAGGAAATCTCTTTTTAAAAGAAAGTGAAAAAGAAGGAAATCTTTTAGTTTTAAAAATTCAAGCCTATAATGAAACTGGAAAAACTACAAGCAGATACTATAGGTGTTTCTTATTTTATGAGGATAAAGTAAGCATTAGCTATTTTGATGAAGGAGATATAGTCAATCTCTTTAATGGAACAGTAATTTTGGAAAATTGTTCTGGTAAATTTAACTTTGATAATAATATTTTAAAGTTCTATCTAAAAGATAAGGAAAAAGAATATGAGGAAATATTGTACTACGATCAAAAATAA
- a CDS encoding prepilin-type N-terminal cleavage/methylation domain-containing protein — protein sequence MKKSRAFSLMEVIVSVFILFLVLIPSIKLNSQQLKTYSKIRAKEKELHFFNSLNNYIKSKSISNSHLEFNSYSDFLSFFSDFQTYARNIQNDEFNLLIDVEDIEVDFSDRKEKVSLINLEYRGASKTYKNKIIKFKD from the coding sequence ATGAAGAAATCTAGAGCCTTTTCTTTAATGGAAGTTATTGTGTCAGTATTTATCTTATTTTTAGTTTTGATACCTAGCATAAAATTGAATAGTCAGCAGTTAAAAACCTATTCAAAAATAAGAGCTAAGGAAAAAGAGTTACATTTTTTTAACTCTTTAAATAACTATATAAAATCTAAATCTATCTCAAATAGTCACTTAGAATTTAATAGTTATTCTGATTTTCTAAGTTTCTTCAGTGACTTCCAAACTTATGCTAGAAATATCCAAAATGATGAATTTAATTTACTGATAGATGTTGAAGATATAGAAGTAGATTTTTCTGACAGAAAGGAAAAAGTAAGTTTAATTAATTTAGAGTATAGAGGAGCATCAAAAACATATAAAAATAAAATTATAAAATTTAAGGATTAA
- a CDS encoding A24 family peptidase: MDKILIIFLYIALIFVMYIDINKKYIPNVLNFSILILSVFIRGISEIENFFIGAACYVLPILIFYGYVSDILKREVFGFGDIKLIIALGGLLYHSEINIFLQIYIFYLLVFSIATLYITFYLCVYFCKNRALKIRGVEIAFAPYICIAFFIIYNYIEGIL, translated from the coding sequence ATGGACAAAATATTGATAATTTTTCTATATATAGCATTGATTTTTGTTATGTATATAGATATTAATAAAAAATATATTCCCAATGTTTTAAATTTTTCTATCTTAATACTTTCAGTTTTTATTAGGGGGATAAGTGAGATAGAAAATTTCTTTATAGGTGCAGCTTGCTATGTCTTACCTATACTAATCTTTTATGGCTATGTCTCAGATATTTTGAAGAGAGAAGTCTTTGGCTTTGGTGATATAAAATTAATAATAGCCCTAGGTGGACTTTTATATCACAGTGAAATTAATATTTTTTTACAAATTTATATTTTTTACCTTTTAGTATTTTCAATTGCCACCCTTTATATTACTTTTTATCTTTGCGTATATTTTTGTAAAAACAGAGCCTTAAAGATTAGAGGTGTAGAGATAGCATTTGCTCCCTATATATGTATAGCCTTTTTTATTATCTACAACTATATAGAAGGTATATTATGA